The region GGTGCCGATCAGGGCCCACAACACCGCGCCCGCCGCCACGATGAGCGGCAGCAGCCAGCGAATATGGCCGATGCGCTGCGTGCCGGCTTCGAGTTGCGCGCCCCAGCGCTGCCACGGCAAGACCGGCAGCATCGCCTCGATACGGCGGCGCACACGCCGCCAGCGCAGCAAGAGCGGCACCAGCCAGCGGTCGATCCACTCGAGCACCGCGCGCACTGTCGCGGCGGCGGTCTGCGTGCGCGGCTTTGGCGGGCGGACGAAAGCGCGCCAAAGCCAGGCGCGCAAGCGCTGCGGTTCGAGCACGCCCCACTGCGCGGCCAGATGCAGCATGGCCGCACGAATCCACAGGCGCGCGAAGTCCGCCTTGCCCGCGGCCGGCGGCTGGAAGAATACGCGCACGAACCAGTCGAGCACGGTGCGCTCGGCGGGCAAGCCGAGGCCGCGCGCGAACCGGTCGGACGCACGCTGGCGTAGCGTGCGCTCGCGGCGGCCGGCGGAGTCTGGCCCGCTCATCGCGGCGTACCCGTGCGGCGCGAGTTCGCCGGGCGGCTATTGGCGAACCGCTCTGCCAACCCCTCGGCAAGCCATGTGTCGAGCCAGTTCGCCAGGCCTTGCAAATCGTGCGACGCCTGCGAATGCGGTGCGTCGTCGAACAGCCACGTACCGCGTGCGAACGACTCGGGCAGCGCCGCGTCGAGATGAATGCGCTGTGCAAGCGGCAGGCCGTCGCCGAGCGCCGCGCCGAGCATCGCCAGTGCGTCGCGCTGCATGTCGCGCGCCGGGTTCAGCCGGTTCACGATAATCCTGAGATTGGCACAGCCGCGCCGCAACGCGTGGAGATGCGCGATCAGCGTCGCGCAGGCGGCCGGTTCAGGCGGCGTCACGCACAGCACCAGATCGGCGCTGCGCACCGCCTGATCGGCTTGCTGCGACGGATAGCGGGCCGTATCGATCACCACCGCGCCGTCGTGCGGCAGATCGAGCTGCGCGAGGGCATTCGCCAGCCACTGCGGTTCGGCGGCCAGGCGCGCATCGCACCGCGCGCATTGCGCGAGCGAGACCGCGCCATATGGGACGAACAGCACGCCCTCGGCGTTGCGCCACGTATGCGCATGCCACGCGCCGGTTTCATCGAGCAGGGCTTGCGTCACGCCGGCCGGCGCGAGGCTGTCGAGACCGAGATGCGCGCCGAGCAGATTTTGCGGATCGAAGTCGAGCGCGACCATCTGACGGCCGCGCCGCGCGAGCAGTACGGCGAGCGCTGCGGTGAGCGTCGTGCGGCCCGTGCCGCCGGCCGTGGAGACGATGGCGATCGTCTTCATGGCTTGACCTCGCCGGCGCGCTCGGCGTCGGGCAATAAGCGCGCGCGCAGCGCGACCGGTTCCATTTCACAGGGCACCGCGTCGCGTGGATCGAAGCGCCGCATCGCCGCAAGGCCGCGGCGTGAACCGCCGCGCTGCCACACGACCCACACCGGGACCGCGACGATCAGACCGGCGGCAAAACAGGTCAACAGGAATTCCATCACTCGCTCCCCTTCTTGCGCACCGGCATCGCATACCGCTCGGCGCGGCGCGGCGGCGGTGTCGCCCGCAGCACGGCGAAAGCCGGCGGCGGGACTGGCACGTGAGGCGCCCTTGTCCCTTCAGCCACTTCGGCGCCTTCACCCCTTCTGGCTCCGTCAACTGCGTCAGTTGCTTCGGTGGACGCTGCCGCCAGCGCCTGTTCCACCGCCGCGAGCTGGTCGGCTGTCGACACGTCCTTCATGCGCCGCGGAACCTGTGCCGCGCTCGCGGCTTCAGCCTGCGTT is a window of Paraburkholderia sp. IMGN_8 DNA encoding:
- the bcsQ gene encoding cellulose biosynthesis protein BcsQ, whose translation is MKTIAIVSTAGGTGRTTLTAALAVLLARRGRQMVALDFDPQNLLGAHLGLDSLAPAGVTQALLDETGAWHAHTWRNAEGVLFVPYGAVSLAQCARCDARLAAEPQWLANALAQLDLPHDGAVVIDTARYPSQQADQAVRSADLVLCVTPPEPAACATLIAHLHALRRGCANLRIIVNRLNPARDMQRDALAMLGAALGDGLPLAQRIHLDAALPESFARGTWLFDDAPHSQASHDLQGLANWLDTWLAEGLAERFANSRPANSRRTGTPR